The proteins below come from a single Dermatophilaceae bacterium Soc4.6 genomic window:
- a CDS encoding hemolysin family protein codes for MNDLLVLGVSVALVAASAFFVAVEFALLAARRHRLADEAGSSPAARAALRSASELTLLLAGSQLGITVCTLALGAVTKPAVHHWLTPVFTGWGVPAWAADVLGFVLALLVVTFVHLVVGEMAPKSWAIAHPERSARMLALPMQGFIRLTRPLLVALNEAANWCLRRVGVEPVDETSMGRDPQTLRHLVEHSGRAGTLEAGQSTQLSSVLQLADLTLGDVVSTGAATAVSVGATAADVQEASRRTGHLRILLRGADGRAQAMVHARDTLALPAEAGVESVSRPLHLEPADAPVYAVLARMRATSTHLVVVRDAEAHADRGVVTLTDILTRLLPSGPDGSAVP; via the coding sequence GTGAACGACCTCCTCGTTCTGGGCGTGAGCGTGGCCCTGGTGGCCGCGAGCGCGTTCTTCGTCGCCGTCGAGTTCGCCCTGCTCGCGGCCCGACGGCACCGGCTCGCGGATGAGGCCGGGTCGAGCCCGGCCGCCCGGGCGGCGCTGCGCAGCGCGTCCGAGCTCACGCTGCTGCTGGCGGGCTCCCAGCTCGGCATCACCGTGTGCACGCTCGCCCTCGGTGCCGTCACCAAGCCCGCCGTCCACCACTGGTTGACGCCGGTCTTCACCGGATGGGGGGTGCCGGCCTGGGCCGCCGATGTGCTGGGCTTCGTGCTGGCCCTGCTCGTGGTGACCTTCGTGCACCTCGTCGTGGGTGAGATGGCCCCGAAGTCGTGGGCCATCGCCCACCCCGAGCGGTCGGCGCGGATGCTGGCCCTGCCCATGCAGGGCTTCATCCGGCTCACGCGGCCGTTGCTGGTCGCCCTCAACGAGGCCGCCAACTGGTGCCTGCGACGGGTCGGGGTCGAGCCCGTCGACGAGACGTCGATGGGGCGCGACCCGCAGACCCTGCGCCACCTGGTCGAGCACTCGGGCCGGGCCGGCACCCTCGAGGCGGGTCAGTCGACCCAGCTGAGCAGCGTGCTGCAGCTCGCCGACCTGACCCTGGGTGACGTCGTGAGCACCGGGGCGGCGACCGCGGTGTCGGTGGGTGCCACCGCCGCCGACGTGCAGGAGGCGAGCCGGCGCACGGGGCACCTGCGCATCCTCCTGCGCGGTGCCGACGGGCGGGCGCAGGCGATGGTCCACGCGCGGGACACGCTCGCGCTGCCGGCGGAGGCGGGGGTCGAGTCGGTCAGCCGACCGCTGCACCTCGAGCCCGCGGATGCCCCCGTCTACGCCGTGCTCGCCCGCATGCGGGCCACGAGCACGCACCTGGTGGTCGTGCGCGACGCCGAAGCCCACGCCGACCGTGGCGTGGTCACCCTCACCGACATCCTCACCCGCCTCCTCCCGTCCGGGCCGGATGGATCGGCGGTCCCCTGA